From the Wolbachia endosymbiont of Encarsia formosa genome, the window TCACCGATATTGATTCCTAGTTTCTTTTTAAAGGTATTTAAAACTTCTTCACTATTGCACAACCAGCAAGGAGTTGTTCTACAAATTTGTATGAGATATTTACCTACTGGTTTTAAATTATACATTGTGTAAAAATTTGCCACTTCATATACACGAATATGTGGAATATGAAGCATATCAGCAACATAATGCATAGCAGATTCAGAAACCCATCCGCATTGCTCTTGAACCAGATACAGTAAAGGCATAACAGCACTACCTTCTCTACCCCTAGGATACATCTCTATAGACTTTTTCGCTTTCCTCAGGTTATCTGTTGTAAAACTAAACTGCTCTTCTTTCTCTTTCATCTGTAAGGTTCTTATAAATCTCAACAGATTATATATGAAAGACTAATAATTACAATTAGACTTCTTGCATAATCTAAAACCTGCTGCGGACAAAGCTTTTATAGCTTAGGGTGATATGCATATCTCGTTATTTTTTCTACGTTGCAATTGATCTACATGAGAAACTTTTTCACCACTTTGTAATCTTTCTCCCTGGAAAATTCCTGTAGGTCTTTTAAAGTACCCACGTTTAATAGCATCGTACACTGAGTAACCACCAAGTAAGCAATTTACTCCTATTTTCTCCCCACAATCTTTTAATTTTTTCAACTTCTCTTGATCTCTTACTTCTACCTTTATCCAGTTTTTATTTTGCTTATCAGGATACAACCTAACGTCTAATTCTCCCTTAGTGGTAGGGAAAGTCAATAATATATCACTATCGTCTGCAAGATTGGTGTAATTCCTTATACCAT encodes:
- the nuoE gene encoding NADH-quinone oxidoreductase subunit NuoE, coding for MKEKEEQFSFTTDNLRKAKKSIEMYPRGREGSAVMPLLYLVQEQCGWVSESAMHYVADMLHIPHIRVYEVANFYTMYNLKPVGKYLIQICRTTPCWLCNSEEVLNTFKKKLGINIGETTKDNLFTLKEVECLGACVNAPVVQINNDFYENLTPEKVENIIAELSSK